AGGTCAATACATTTACAAAATTATAGCTCGCGTTTTAGAGGTAATCATCTGCGAACTAAAGCAATTAACCGTTCCTCAAGATACCATTTTTCAACTCACTGACTACTTTATTTCATTAGAGGACTGGACAAATCTTGATGTCGGTCTGCTTGGTAATCTCGTCCCTTATTTTACATCGGATGCTCTTATAGTCCTCACTAATACTATTCTCGAAGATACTCCTCAGTCGCTAAAAAATAACCTAGATCGTATTAAAATTGATACCGTCCTAAACTGCCTATCTGTTTTTTTAGAACGAAAAGAAAGAAACGCTAGCCAAAAACTTCTGACATTATTATTTAACAAAAATTATCCAACCTATTTTTCTTTTGAAAAACTATATCTACATGAACTTAAAGCCATATTTGATTATCTTTGGGGTGACAAAGAGGAGGCTTTAAAAATACATCAAACTATTCTAGAGACAATTAATATTATTTTTAATCCTGAGGCAGTGAAGGAATGGGATGATAACTTTAGAAAAAACACATCTCAACTAGCATAACTAACTAATTTTATTTCAACATAGAAAACACTTAGATTTTTTTGTG
This region of Streptococcus thermophilus genomic DNA includes:
- a CDS encoding helix-turn-helix domain-containing protein, whose translation is MTNREKFKAIRKQRKLSLKALGEIAGSATSISDFENGHTTLSNDVLFRLLGFMLVEINEFFEWKDFRDKDFYQLTEQLEEALNNKDTQILSELKSYLYELSDQKGQYIYKIIARVLEVIICELKQLTVPQDTIFQLTDYFISLEDWTNLDVGLLGNLVPYFTSDALIVLTNTILEDTPQSLKNNLDRIKIDTVLNCLSVFLERKERNASQKLLTLLFNKNYPTYFSFEKLYLHELKAIFDYLWGDKEEALKIHQTILETINIIFNPEAVKEWDDNFRKNTSQLA